Proteins encoded in a region of the Leguminivora glycinivorella isolate SPB_JAAS2020 chromosome 23, LegGlyc_1.1, whole genome shotgun sequence genome:
- the LOC125238240 gene encoding uncharacterized protein LOC125238240: protein MKFFLALLSLAVVAYSSPVPKDESVLKSVVGSFVNCMNSDVNLCIKEHALRATERLGTVRKLNIFEGLTILNSNPKEARSLEPLSTEPQIRNKEVTERLWEKANDLLQNSELEINFGGDDGEARSLDSAEEGRGKKKDMKKKIKMLMPLVLLLKAKLAALAVLFLGVIAISIWKLAVIAKIAFIAKIIAIIKALLAKKHEEHGGWAAPVHDDHGHGHGGWESQGWGRSGKIEGADMAYAGYKQQ from the exons ATGAAGTTCTTCTTGGCTCTTCTCAGCTTGGCCGTTGTGGCTTACAGCAGTCCTGTGCCCAAGGACGAATCAGTGTTAAAGTCTGTGGTTGGTAGCTTCGTGAACTGCATGAACAGTGATGTTAACTTGTGCATCAAG GAACATGCCCTTCGCGCCACCGAACGTCTGGGAACCGTTCGCAAACTGAACATCTTCGAAGGTCTCACGATCCTGAACAGCAACCCCAAGGAAGCCAGGAGCCTGGAGCCTCTGTCTACCGAACCCCAGATCAGGAACAAGGAGGTTACTGAGAGGCTGTGGGAGAAGGCCAACGACCTGCTTCAGAACAGCGAGCTGGAAATCAACTTTGGTGGTGATGATGGAGAAGCCAGGTCTCTTGATAGTG CTGAGGAGGGCCGTGGCAAGAAGAAGGACATGAAGAAGAAGATAAAGATGCTCATGCCCCTCGTGCTCCTGCTGAAGGCCAAGTTAGCTGCCCTCGCCGTCCTCTTCCTCGGTGTCATCGCCATCTCAATCTGGAAGCTCGCCGTCATTGCCAAGATCGCTTTCATCGCCAAGATCATCGCCATCATCAAAGCGCTCTTGGCCAAGAAGCACGAGGAACACGGTGGATGGGCTGCCCCTGTCCATGATGACCACGGTCACGGACACGGGGGCTGGGAAAGCCAGGGATGGGGACGATCTGGAAAGATCGAAGGAGCTGATATGGCCTATGCTGGATACAAACAGCAGTAG
- the LOC125238241 gene encoding uncharacterized protein LOC125238241 encodes MWSKIAFLAIVALATANPVHDGGVAENLVNVVSECIETDTSLCLKEKALKFTERLAVTKDISIFEGMTLINSGTARSARSYEPLAEDPKTRESQLEERIANNVGDFLDNHVLQLRLSDLADNESRGLDEEARGKKKKKIKKILPLLLLLKLKLAALIPLFLGIIAFAAAKAVFLGKIAFAMQAVGLIRKLLNKGGSSHSSAPSISYGAPQHHDEHPGYNYEPAQGWGRKAQDAQSMAYAGQLN; translated from the exons atGTGGTCGAAAATTGCATTCTTGGCCATTGTGGCGCTAGCGACAGCGAATCCCGTACACGATGGAGGAGTGGCTGAGAATTTAGTCAATGTGGTTTCTGAGTGTATTGAAACGGACACGTCTTTGTGTCTTAAG GAGAAGGCTCTCAAATTCACCGAGAGGCTGGCAGTGACCAAGGACATCAGCATCTTTGAGGGCATGACCCTCATCAACAGCGGAACAGCTCGCTCTGCCCGCAGCTATGAGCCGTTAGCCGAAGACCCGAAGACCAGGGAATCTCAGCTCGAGGAGAGAATCGCGAACAACGTTGGAGACTTCTTGGACAATCACGTGCTGCAGTTGCGTCTGTCTGACTTGGCTGACAATGAGTCCCGTGGTCTTGATGAGGAAG CTCGCggcaagaagaagaagaagatcaaGAAGATCCTCcccctcctcctcctccttaaACTGAAGCTCGCCGCTCTCATCCCCCTGTTCCTCGGTATCATCGCCTTCGCCGCCGCCAAAGCTGTCTTCCTCGGCAAAATCGCCTTCGCCATGCAAGCCGTCGGCCTCATCAGGAAACTCCTCAACAAGGGAGGCTCTTCCCATTCCTCAGCCCCCAGCATCTCATACGGCGCGCCTCAGCATCACGATGAGCATCCAGGATACAACTACGAACCAGCCCAAGGCTGGGGCAGGAAGGCCCAAGATGCCCAGTCGATGGCGTACGCCGGCCAACTGAACTAA